Proteins encoded together in one Candidatus Zymogenus saltonus window:
- a CDS encoding MFS transporter: protein MIEETLATAGKKEGAFISRLTVPMKLGYGAGEVAFNIAYQTTALHLIFYFTDIFGIAAGAAGMIMFYSKIWDSISDPMMGYISDHTKSRWGSKRPYLLLGAIPLGLTFMLLFYSPQIGPERLKIVYGIVTFVLFCTAITIVNVPYGALTANLTLDSNERSVVTGYKGVFGIVGVLIAAAATRPIADFLGKGDQVIGFRYMGFVYGFVIIAAVLVTFFSVRELVAQPKKERSSFLENLKVIFSNKPFLILSAGTVFHLTAVMTTAAVVNYYFKYILKNEAMIPAAFLCLFVTAIAFMPLFVKISTKKSKKFAYNLGIGSFAVVLVLLFFFGERNIYLTLFLFFLGAAGMATNWLSAWSMVPDTVEYSQWKTGIRREGVIYGAFFFCQKLPAALAAFIVGIVLTRVGYVANVEQTELSLMGIRLLLTLIPVGFIIIGIVFISLFPIDASMHKKILRDIEERERSKKKKFKRGVK, encoded by the coding sequence ATGATTGAAGAAACCCTGGCGACCGCCGGCAAAAAGGAGGGCGCTTTTATAAGTCGATTGACGGTGCCCATGAAGCTCGGCTACGGGGCAGGAGAGGTGGCTTTTAATATCGCATATCAGACAACGGCCCTCCATCTTATTTTCTATTTTACGGACATTTTCGGCATCGCCGCGGGGGCTGCCGGCATGATCATGTTCTATTCAAAAATATGGGACTCGATAAGCGATCCGATGATGGGGTACATCTCCGATCACACGAAATCTCGGTGGGGCAGCAAGCGCCCGTACCTTCTCCTCGGGGCAATCCCCCTCGGCTTAACCTTCATGCTCCTCTTCTATTCCCCCCAAATCGGCCCGGAGAGGCTGAAGATCGTCTACGGCATCGTCACGTTCGTCCTCTTCTGCACGGCGATCACGATAGTCAACGTTCCCTACGGTGCGCTGACGGCGAACCTCACACTCGACTCGAACGAGCGGTCGGTAGTCACGGGATACAAGGGCGTCTTCGGCATTGTCGGGGTCCTTATTGCCGCGGCGGCAACACGCCCGATTGCGGATTTCCTCGGGAAAGGGGATCAGGTAATCGGTTTTCGATACATGGGTTTTGTGTACGGCTTTGTAATCATCGCGGCCGTCCTTGTCACATTCTTTTCCGTCAGGGAATTGGTAGCACAACCGAAGAAAGAGAGATCGTCTTTTCTTGAAAATCTAAAGGTAATCTTCTCAAACAAGCCGTTCTTGATACTATCGGCGGGCACCGTCTTCCACCTGACGGCTGTGATGACTACGGCGGCGGTCGTGAACTACTATTTCAAATACATCCTCAAAAATGAGGCTATGATACCGGCGGCCTTCCTCTGCCTGTTCGTGACGGCGATCGCCTTCATGCCCCTCTTCGTCAAGATATCGACGAAGAAGAGCAAGAAATTCGCGTACAACCTCGGGATCGGGAGCTTTGCGGTCGTGCTCGTCCTTCTCTTCTTTTTCGGGGAGAGGAACATATATCTTACGCTCTTTTTATTTTTCCTTGGGGCGGCGGGGATGGCGACGAACTGGCTTTCGGCCTGGTCGATGGTTCCCGATACCGTGGAATATTCCCAGTGGAAGACAGGGATCAGGAGGGAGGGCGTGATTTACGGCGCATTCTTCTTTTGCCAGAAGCTTCCCGCGGCCCTGGCGGCCTTTATCGTAGGAATTGTCTTAACGCGGGTGGGCTATGTCGCAAACGTCGAGCAGACCGAGCTGTCCCTCATGGGGATACGTCTCCTTCTGACCCTGATCCCTGTCGGCTTCATCATAATAGGCATCGTCTTTATATCGCTCTTCCCGATAGACGCTTCGATGCACAAAAAGATACTCCGCGACATCGAGGAGCGGGAGAGGTCAAAAAAAAAGAAATTTAAAAGAGGTGTTAAATGA
- a CDS encoding epoxyqueuosine reductase, which yields MDAKELKEKVFLLGADLCGIAPVSRFFDAPEGFHPSDIYPDGRSVVIFASHFPKSTFEPSTTVPYTFVRNLLVDKLDQISFQLSLYLEERGIGSIPIPSSDPYEFWDSARSHGRGIISLKHAGYFAGLGVIGKNTLLMNEVYGNMIWLGGVLVSVDLEPDPIALYEACKPGCALCLDSCPQRALDGITVNQKLCREHSYSYTNGGGWVISCNTCRKVCPKYSGLAV from the coding sequence GTGGACGCGAAGGAATTGAAAGAAAAGGTCTTCCTTTTAGGCGCCGATTTGTGCGGCATTGCACCCGTGAGTCGATTCTTCGACGCCCCGGAGGGATTTCATCCATCCGATATTTATCCCGACGGCAGGTCGGTCGTTATCTTTGCCTCGCACTTTCCGAAGAGCACTTTTGAGCCTTCAACAACGGTTCCCTATACTTTTGTCAGAAATCTACTGGTGGATAAGCTGGACCAAATCTCATTTCAACTGTCGTTGTATTTGGAAGAAAGAGGCATCGGGTCAATACCCATACCATCTTCGGACCCCTATGAATTTTGGGATTCCGCCCGAAGCCACGGCCGCGGGATCATTTCGCTCAAGCATGCAGGATATTTCGCCGGTCTTGGAGTGATCGGGAAAAATACACTTCTTATGAATGAAGTTTACGGTAATATGATATGGCTCGGTGGTGTTCTCGTATCGGTTGACTTGGAGCCCGATCCGATAGCGCTTTATGAAGCATGTAAACCCGGATGCGCTTTATGTCTGGACTCGTGTCCCCAAAGGGCCCTTGACGGGATAACCGTTAATCAGAAGCTCTGTCGAGAACACTCGTATTCATATACCAACGGCGGAGGGTGGGTCATCTCGTGCAACACATGCAGAAAAGTCTGTCCCAAGTATTCGGGTTTGGCGGTATAA
- a CDS encoding 50S ribosome-binding GTPase encodes MLEDIINIVFAGHVDHGKSTLVGRIFYECGQIPDQMFERLQRHADAVGKSSFHFAFYTDSTLEERQRGISIEVAYKGFERNGRRYNIIDVPGHKDFIKNMISGTAEADIAVLVIDAKETSNSGAAPQTREHLLILRALGIENMIVAVNKMDTVGYSEESFELCKMEIEHFCERIQYSFKEDIRFIPISALYGDNVAQHTENPSWYQGPTLLEVLDSIPKPERPVEKPLRMPILRTFSVTGIGTVVAGRIETGTIQPKDEVVITPYPGVGVIQAEIKSIEWQHKSVDSAAAGDDVGVLLTKQEKGFAARKVKKGSVLASPVNPPRAAGRFKAEIMLVDHPSGIRAGYVPYLHVHQAAMPCSISEIVTAWDPQGEEKKLDDDTLLKNGDTAVVWIVPTKPLVIEEANVNPRLGNFILRDGRTVAIGKCLEVELADI; translated from the coding sequence GTGTTAGAAGATATAATTAACATAGTGTTCGCCGGGCACGTGGATCACGGCAAGTCCACGCTTGTGGGCCGCATTTTTTACGAATGCGGGCAAATCCCGGATCAAATGTTCGAGAGACTTCAAAGGCATGCAGATGCGGTGGGGAAATCCTCATTCCACTTTGCCTTTTACACAGATTCCACATTGGAGGAGCGTCAGCGCGGCATAAGCATCGAGGTGGCCTACAAGGGATTCGAGAGAAACGGCCGACGTTACAATATCATCGATGTGCCGGGACACAAAGACTTTATTAAAAACATGATTTCCGGAACCGCCGAAGCGGATATAGCGGTGTTGGTTATTGATGCCAAGGAGACATCCAACAGTGGGGCGGCCCCCCAGACAAGAGAGCATCTACTGATCCTCAGGGCCTTGGGGATAGAGAATATGATTGTCGCCGTCAACAAGATGGACACGGTTGGATACAGCGAGGAATCATTCGAGCTGTGTAAAATGGAGATCGAACACTTTTGTGAGCGAATACAGTATTCCTTTAAGGAAGATATAAGATTCATTCCAATCTCGGCACTTTACGGCGACAATGTTGCGCAACACACCGAGAATCCCTCATGGTATCAAGGTCCTACCTTGTTGGAGGTCCTGGACTCAATACCGAAGCCGGAGAGACCCGTTGAAAAGCCTCTGCGTATGCCCATCCTCAGGACATTCAGCGTCACGGGTATAGGTACCGTGGTGGCGGGAAGGATCGAGACCGGCACAATACAGCCGAAGGACGAGGTGGTCATTACGCCCTATCCGGGCGTCGGGGTGATTCAAGCCGAGATCAAGTCCATCGAGTGGCAGCATAAAAGCGTCGACTCCGCGGCCGCCGGAGACGATGTCGGTGTCCTGCTTACGAAACAGGAGAAGGGTTTTGCCGCGAGAAAGGTCAAAAAAGGCTCGGTACTTGCCTCTCCGGTAAATCCCCCCAGGGCGGCAGGAAGATTCAAGGCGGAGATCATGCTGGTCGATCACCCCTCCGGCATTCGGGCAGGATATGTTCCGTACCTCCATGTTCATCAGGCCGCCATGCCCTGTTCGATTTCCGAGATCGTCACCGCCTGGGACCCGCAGGGAGAAGAGAAGAAGTTGGACGACGATACCCTCCTCAAAAACGGCGACACGGCCGTGGTCTGGATTGTCCCGACAAAACCCCTGGTAATAGAGGAGGCAAATGTAAATCCACGGCTCGGCAATTTCATTTTGAGGGACGGCCGCACCGTGGCGATAGGAAAATGTCTGGAAGTGGAGTTGGCCGACATATAA
- the hisG gene encoding ATP phosphoribosyltransferase, with translation MAVPKGSLQKLTSEFFKKTSIEIEDYDSGSRNYRPKIGMEGVEIKVLRPQEIPILVSRGYYDIGISGLDWYRESRCENNVEDLLDLGFGKVDIVLAVPDSWSDINSPSDLFDRFNEPSHPLRIWTEYINLTEDFVFRYVNIEPTIVSPYMGLHRGRHSPIIIFHSFGATESKPPEDGEAIIDNTETGRTLVQNNLKILHKVLPASTARLLANRRTLLDKEKEKRIEAIRNACEVGVPAKLTRSRVFNGHIDF, from the coding sequence ATGGCTGTGCCCAAGGGCAGCCTTCAGAAGTTGACATCCGAGTTTTTCAAGAAAACGAGTATTGAAATCGAGGATTACGATTCCGGCAGCCGCAACTATAGACCAAAAATCGGGATGGAAGGGGTCGAGATCAAGGTTTTGAGGCCTCAGGAGATTCCGATCTTGGTCTCCAGGGGCTACTATGACATAGGCATAAGCGGCCTCGATTGGTATCGTGAATCCCGATGCGAAAACAATGTTGAGGATTTACTGGACCTTGGCTTCGGCAAAGTGGATATTGTGCTGGCCGTCCCGGACAGCTGGAGCGACATCAACAGTCCGTCGGACCTTTTTGATAGGTTCAACGAGCCCTCGCACCCTTTGCGGATATGGACCGAGTATATTAATTTGACGGAAGATTTCGTGTTTAGATACGTAAACATAGAACCCACGATTGTAAGTCCATATATGGGTCTTCACCGTGGACGTCACTCGCCGATAATAATATTTCACTCCTTCGGCGCTACGGAGTCCAAGCCTCCTGAGGACGGCGAGGCCATTATTGACAATACGGAGACCGGCCGCACTCTCGTTCAAAATAACCTTAAAATATTACATAAGGTACTGCCGGCTTCGACCGCCAGGTTATTGGCAAACAGAAGGACGCTCTTGGACAAGGAGAAGGAAAAGCGGATCGAGGCGATAAGAAATGCGTGCGAGGTGGGGGTGCCGGCAAAATTGACGAGAAGTCGCGTTTTCAATGGACATATAGATTTCTGA
- a CDS encoding histidine--tRNA ligase family protein encodes MAVYDIARGTRDFLPQDMVVRNHVEYIIRNTFESYGFQQIQTPIFERFELLAARSGEEIRESMFTFVSDREEYALRPELTAPVCRVIASGKLSKLPVPYKLYYIGQCFRYCRPQAGRYREFTQAGLELMGSKDPIADAEVIAIAVKTLKNLGIDQYKVKIGNIGIFRGILEKEYSDDYDKQSRVINNIDHIMSVWEKCDAIKSHASFNQEDFDFIKVETESLYRIQEDIGYSGEHEILPVSDLGGGKAGNNDQQLKEKATDRLNMLSLAIESTYRALWSKENIVSEKVAALLIDIARMRGKYEEIIPKAEKLLSGTPTLDALEQLSQVSRFLLSFGVADFDIVLGVARGLDFYTDTVFEIDSPLLGAQKQICGGGRYDKLVEEFGGISIPATGFAFGFDRIIETFIKTGKAVDLAPVSVFVANVDDSCKFRAVEVADSLRSSNFRASVDLLGLSLRDQLGYASKIGAEFAVIVGPDELKEDKCKLRQLETRFEEIVPLSALVDKIKDIRKSGK; translated from the coding sequence ATGGCTGTATATGATATAGCCAGGGGAACGCGGGACTTCCTGCCACAGGATATGGTTGTGCGTAATCATGTGGAATATATTATTCGCAATACATTCGAGTCTTATGGTTTTCAACAAATCCAAACTCCGATCTTTGAGAGATTTGAGCTCCTTGCGGCAAGGTCCGGTGAGGAAATCCGTGAATCGATGTTCACCTTCGTATCGGATCGCGAGGAGTACGCCTTGCGCCCCGAGTTGACGGCGCCCGTGTGTCGTGTGATTGCATCCGGTAAGCTCAGCAAGCTTCCGGTTCCATATAAGCTTTACTATATAGGCCAGTGTTTTCGCTACTGCCGACCGCAGGCGGGACGTTACAGGGAATTTACTCAGGCCGGTTTGGAGCTGATGGGTTCAAAAGATCCGATAGCCGATGCGGAGGTCATAGCTATTGCCGTAAAAACACTAAAAAATCTTGGAATCGATCAATATAAGGTCAAGATAGGAAATATCGGGATTTTTAGAGGCATCCTCGAAAAAGAGTACTCGGACGATTACGATAAGCAGAGCCGGGTTATAAACAATATTGACCACATAATGAGCGTGTGGGAGAAGTGTGACGCCATTAAAAGCCACGCCTCTTTTAACCAGGAGGATTTCGATTTTATCAAGGTCGAAACGGAATCATTGTACCGCATTCAGGAAGATATAGGATATTCGGGTGAGCATGAAATATTGCCCGTGTCCGATCTGGGCGGCGGTAAAGCCGGTAACAATGATCAGCAATTAAAGGAGAAAGCGACGGATCGACTGAATATGCTTTCTCTGGCAATAGAATCGACCTATCGTGCATTGTGGTCGAAGGAAAATATTGTCTCGGAAAAGGTCGCCGCCCTGTTGATCGATATCGCCCGAATGAGGGGGAAATACGAAGAAATTATTCCGAAAGCCGAGAAACTTCTCTCCGGCACACCCACCTTGGATGCCTTGGAGCAGCTCTCTCAGGTCTCCCGGTTTCTGTTAAGCTTTGGAGTGGCTGACTTCGACATCGTTCTCGGGGTCGCCCGTGGTTTGGATTTCTATACCGATACGGTATTTGAAATCGATTCGCCGCTGCTTGGGGCGCAGAAGCAGATCTGCGGCGGCGGGCGCTATGATAAACTCGTAGAAGAGTTCGGGGGAATAAGCATACCGGCAACGGGATTCGCTTTCGGTTTTGACAGGATTATAGAGACATTCATTAAGACCGGAAAGGCCGTCGATCTTGCGCCTGTCAGCGTTTTTGTGGCCAATGTGGATGACAGCTGTAAATTTCGAGCGGTTGAGGTGGCCGATTCATTGAGATCCAGCAATTTTCGCGCCAGCGTGGATCTTCTCGGACTCAGCCTTAGAGACCAGCTCGGCTATGCCTCAAAAATTGGAGCTGAGTTTGCGGTGATTGTAGGTCCTGATGAGCTCAAAGAGGATAAGTGTAAGCTTCGCCAATTGGAAACTCGTTTCGAGGAAATAGTTCCCCTCTCAGCTTTGGTTGATAAGATCAAAGATATAAGAAAATCCGGCAAATGA
- a CDS encoding glycyl-radical enzyme activating protein, with protein sequence MGIVFDIQPYSIYDGPGIRTTVFLKGCPLNCVWCHNPESQRQRPEMGYTVDKCASCGKCIEECPNGALTLMDKKVVRDYRRCAACGLCGETCPNGAHEKIGLEMSAGDIVKKVVLDKPFFDESSGGVTITGGEPTAQREFLLKIVDLLREKDIHIALETCGYFKTDIVSTLIERVDLFLFDIKHIDPEIHKTFTGVDNGLILENFRLIAGNGGSGRVIPRIPLIPGFNADTSSLKEICEFLRETKYPGPVHLMPYNRMAKSKYEKLGRGGEYRDMGELTRDMLDGCVNLLGDYGFEAVINH encoded by the coding sequence ATGGGAATAGTCTTTGACATCCAGCCCTACTCCATCTACGACGGCCCGGGGATAAGGACCACGGTCTTCCTGAAGGGATGCCCGCTTAATTGCGTGTGGTGCCACAACCCGGAGTCTCAGCGGCAAAGGCCGGAGATGGGTTACACCGTCGACAAATGCGCCTCCTGCGGAAAATGCATCGAGGAATGCCCCAATGGCGCCCTGACACTGATGGACAAAAAGGTCGTGCGGGATTACCGGCGGTGCGCCGCGTGCGGTCTGTGCGGGGAGACGTGCCCGAACGGCGCCCACGAGAAAATAGGCCTTGAGATGAGCGCCGGGGATATAGTCAAAAAGGTCGTTTTGGACAAGCCCTTCTTCGACGAGTCCTCGGGAGGCGTGACGATCACCGGTGGCGAGCCCACCGCCCAGAGAGAGTTCCTGCTTAAGATCGTAGATCTCCTCAGAGAAAAAGATATTCATATCGCCCTCGAGACGTGCGGCTATTTTAAAACGGACATTGTATCGACCCTGATAGAAAGGGTTGACCTCTTTCTATTTGACATAAAACATATCGATCCCGAAATCCACAAGACCTTCACCGGGGTGGACAACGGCTTGATCCTCGAGAACTTCAGACTAATAGCGGGAAACGGGGGGAGCGGGCGGGTCATCCCGCGGATCCCCCTCATCCCAGGCTTTAACGCCGATACGAGCTCTTTGAAAGAAATATGCGAATTTTTAAGAGAGACAAAATATCCAGGTCCCGTTCACCTGATGCCCTATAACCGCATGGCGAAGAGCAAGTATGAAAAGCTGGGGAGGGGCGGGGAGTATCGGGATATGGGGGAGCTGACGAGGGATATGCTGGACGGTTGCGTAAATCTCCTTGGGGATTATGGATTTGAGGCGGTGATAAATCATTGA